In one Serinus canaria isolate serCan28SL12 chromosome 2, serCan2020, whole genome shotgun sequence genomic region, the following are encoded:
- the LOC103822065 gene encoding carboxymethylenebutenolidase homolog isoform X1, with protein sequence MADPFLYNTGERSHYGCLGHEVQIDYLKAYVCRPSFSTDKAVIVAHDVFGWQFPDIRYIVDLIAGHGYITICPDFFKGTKPWTSTDHWADFPDWMKNHDPMKVDKEADVVLKYLKEQCGAKKIGIVGFSWGGMAVHHLMLKNPQLAAGVSLYGIVRDSEERYSLLNPTFFIFGEKDHTISLDQIFLLEDKLKQYCKVPYKIKVYPGQVHGFAQLKPEDMKPDDKPYIEEARRDMIDWIKMFV encoded by the exons ATGGCTGATCCTTTTCTATATAATACTGGAGAAAGGTCTCACTATGGGTGCCTTGGCCATGAAGTACAAATTGATTACCTTAAGGCATATGTTTGTAGACCATCTTTTTCCACGGACAAAGCTGTGATTGTGGCTCATGATGTGTTTGGATGGCAGTTCCCAGACATTAGATACATAGTCGATTTGATAGCAGGTCATGGATATAT AACCATTTGCCCAGACTTCTTCAAGGGGACAAAACCCTGGACATCTACTGATCATTGGGCTGACTTTCCTGACTGGATGAAAAATCATGATCCTATGAAAGTAGACAA GGAAGCTGATGTTGTCTTGAAGTATCTAAAGGAACAGTGCGGTGCAAAGAAGATTGGTATCGTTGGGTTTTCCTGGGGTGGAATGGCAGTACATCACTTGATGCTGAAAAATCCTCAATTAGCCGCTGGGGTGTCCCTCTATG GAATAGTTAGAGACTCTGAAGAAAGATACAGTTTACTAAATcccacatttttcatttttggtgAGAAAGACCACACCATTTCTTTGGATCAG atctTCTTGTTGGAGGACAAGCTGAAACAGTATTGTAAAGTTCCATATAAAATTAAAGTTTATCCTGGGCAAGTTCATGGGTTTGCACAACTGAAGCCAGAGGATATGAAACCTGATGACAAACCTTATATTGAAGAAGCTAGAAGGGATATGATTGATTGGATCAAAATGTTTGTTTGA
- the LOC103822065 gene encoding carboxymethylenebutenolidase homolog isoform X2 codes for MADPFLYNTGERSHYGCLGHEVQIDYLKAYVCRPSFSTDKAVIVAHDVFGWQFPDIRYIVDLIAGHGYMEADVVLKYLKEQCGAKKIGIVGFSWGGMAVHHLMLKNPQLAAGVSLYGIVRDSEERYSLLNPTFFIFGEKDHTISLDQIFLLEDKLKQYCKVPYKIKVYPGQVHGFAQLKPEDMKPDDKPYIEEARRDMIDWIKMFV; via the exons ATGGCTGATCCTTTTCTATATAATACTGGAGAAAGGTCTCACTATGGGTGCCTTGGCCATGAAGTACAAATTGATTACCTTAAGGCATATGTTTGTAGACCATCTTTTTCCACGGACAAAGCTGTGATTGTGGCTCATGATGTGTTTGGATGGCAGTTCCCAGACATTAGATACATAGTCGATTTGATAGCAGGTCATGGATATAT GGAAGCTGATGTTGTCTTGAAGTATCTAAAGGAACAGTGCGGTGCAAAGAAGATTGGTATCGTTGGGTTTTCCTGGGGTGGAATGGCAGTACATCACTTGATGCTGAAAAATCCTCAATTAGCCGCTGGGGTGTCCCTCTATG GAATAGTTAGAGACTCTGAAGAAAGATACAGTTTACTAAATcccacatttttcatttttggtgAGAAAGACCACACCATTTCTTTGGATCAG atctTCTTGTTGGAGGACAAGCTGAAACAGTATTGTAAAGTTCCATATAAAATTAAAGTTTATCCTGGGCAAGTTCATGGGTTTGCACAACTGAAGCCAGAGGATATGAAACCTGATGACAAACCTTATATTGAAGAAGCTAGAAGGGATATGATTGATTGGATCAAAATGTTTGTTTGA